One window from the genome of Salvia splendens isolate huo1 chromosome 9, SspV2, whole genome shotgun sequence encodes:
- the LOC121747657 gene encoding serine/threonine-protein kinase-like protein ACR4, giving the protein MFFIDKNAIFLLLLSCLCCKVSSLGSMSSVAISYGENGPVFCGLKSDGSHLATCYGSNPSIIHATPDHLHFLGLTAGNGFVCGLLIDSNQPFCWGNTAFIPMGVSLQTSRNAEYIEISAGDHHLCGLRKPLFGKMRNTSLVDCWGYNMTKSHDFDGQIQSISAGSEFNCGLFAQNRSVFCWGDQTSSNVIGLVPKVSRFRTIAAGGFHVCGILEGAHSSVECWGTSLDLEVGISASSSVMYAGQLNVDAAPDDPMLSVVGGKFHACGIRSYDRSVVCWGYEVDRSTPPPLGVKLYEIAAGDYFTCGIIAETSLLPVCWGANFPSALPLAVSPGVCKVGACAPGYHEFNNASAPCRSQDSHICVPCSGECDGEMYEVIGCGGEVDRQCGYNCSTCSSSECVKNCSMVVGGGGGGGGIRSENLWSLQLPIIVAEICFAVFLVSVVALTSVMYVRYKLRNCRCSVDSTKGSGSGSSFRKESGKIRPDLDELKIRRAQKFTYEELEKATEGFKDESLVGRGSFSCVFKGVLKDGTVVAVKRAILSSDMKKNSKEFHTELDLLSRLNHAHLLNLLGYCEEAGERLLVYEFMANGSLHQHIHSKNKETKEQLDWVRRVTIAVQAARGIEYLHGYACPPVIHRDIKSSNILIDEEHNARVADFGLSLLGPANSSSPLAELPAGTLGYLDPEYYRLHYLTTKSDVYSFGVLLLEILSGRKAIDMQYEEGNVVEWAVPLIKNNDVEAVLDPSLKPPSDLEALKRIANIASKCVRMRGKERPSMDKVTTALERALAQLMGSPCSEQPILPTEVVLGSSRMHKKSSQRSGNRSTSETDGADTEDQRIEFRAPSWITFPSVASSQRRKSSVSESDLEAAKNIEVRNTGNGTTVGDALRSLVEEIGPASPQEHLYLQHNF; this is encoded by the coding sequence ATGTTTTTCATTGATAAAAATGCAATCTTTTTGCTGCTTCTCTCGTGTCTATGCTGCAAAGTTTCGAGCTTGGGATCAATGTCGTCAGTCGCCATATCCTACGGAGAAAATGGGCCAGTTTTCTGCGGCTTAAAATCTGACGGCTCCCATCTCGCCACGTGCTACGGCTCGAATCCTTCAATAATTCATGCAACGCCGGATCACCTACATTTCCTCGGCCTAACCGCCGGAAACGGCTTCGTCTGCGGGCTTTTAATCGATTCAAATCAGCCCTTTTGCTGGGGAAACACGGCCTTCATTCCAATGGGGGTTTCTCTTCAGACTTCAAGAAATGCAGAGTACATAGAAATCAGCGCAGGAGACCACCATTTGTGCGGATTGAGGAAGCCCTTGTTTGGGAAGATGAGGAACACTTCTTTAGTCGATTGTTGGGGCTATAACATGACAAAAAGTCACGATTTTGATGGGCAGATCCAGTCGATTTCAGCTGGCTCAGAGTTCAATTGTGGCCTTTTTGCTCAGAATAGGAGTGTTTTCTGCTGGGGTGATCAGACTAGTAGCAATGTGATAGGATTGGTTCCAAAAGTTTCTAGGTTTAGGACAATTGCAGCTGGAGGGTTTCATGTTTGTGGGATTTTGGAAGGTGCGCATTCCAGTGTTGAATGTTGGGGTACAAGTTTGGATCTTGAAGTGGGGATTTCTGCATCTTCCTCTGTTATGTATGCAGGGCAGCTCAATGTGGATGCGGCACCGGACGATCCTATGCTGTCTGTGGTTGGGGGGAAGTTTCATGCTTGTGGGATTAGGAGTTATGATAGGAGTGTGGTTTGCTGGGGTTATGAGGTGGATAGGAGCACGCCGCCGCCATTGGGGGTGAAATTATATGAGATAGCTGCAGGGGATTACTTCACTTGTGGGATCATAGCTGAGACATCTCTACTGCCCGTTTGTTGGGGTGCTAACTTCCCTTCTGCTCTGCCTCTGGCTGTCTCTCCCGGGGTCTGCAAGGTGGGGGCGTGTGCTCCTGGCTACCACGAGTTCAACAATGCCAGCGCGCCTTGCAGGTCCCAGGACTCCCACATTTGCGTCCCCTGCAGTGGGGAGTGTGATGGTGAGATGTATGAGGTGATTGGGTGTGGCGGGGAGGTGGATAGGCAATGTGGGTATAATTGTTCGACCTGCAGCTCGAGTGAGTGTGTCAAGAATTGCTCAATGGtggttggtggtggtggtggtggtggtgggatTAGGAGTGAGAATCTTTGGTCTTTGCAGTTGCCTATTATTGTTGCAGAGATTTGCTTTGCTGTGTTCTTGGTGAGTGTTGTGGCTTTGACCTCTGTTATGTATGTTAGGTATAAGCTGAGGAACTGTAGATGCTCCGTTGACTCCACAAAAGGCAGTGGGAGTGGCAGCTCTTTTAGGAAGGAGAGTGGCAAGATTAGGCCAGATTTGGATGAGTTGAAGATCAGGAGAGCTCAGAAGTTCACCTATGAGGAGCTTGAGAAGGCTACGGAAGGGTTCAAGGACGAATCCCTCGTGGGGAGGGGGAGCTTCTCATGCGTGTTCAAAGGCGTGTTGAAGGATGGCACTGTTGTTGCAGTGAAAAGGGCGATCTTGTCCTCTGATATGAAGAAGAACTCGAAGGAGTTCCACACGGAGCTGGACTTGCTGTCACGTCTAAACCACGCACATTTGCTCAATCTGCTGGGCTATTGTGAGGAGGCTGGTGAAAGGCTTCTTGTGTATGAGTTCATGGCTAATGGCTCTTTGCATCAGCACATTCATAGCAAGAATAAGGAGACGAAGGAGCAGTTGGATTGGGTGAGGCGTGTGACGATTGCTGTCCAAGCAGCTCGAGGGATTGAGTATCTGCACGGCTATGCTTGCCCTCCGGTGATTCATCGCGATATAAAGTCTTCAAACATCCTCATAGACGAGGAGCACAATGCTCGTGTCGCTGATTTCGGCCTTTCCTTGCTCGGGCCTGCAAACAGCAGCTCACCACTTGCTGAGCTGCCTGCGGGGACATTAGGATATCTTGATCCCGAGTATTATAGGCTGCATTACCTCACAACGAAGTCGGATGTGTATAGCTTTGGTGTTTTGCTGttggagattttgagtgggagGAAGGCCATTGATATGCAGTATGAGGAAGGAAATGTAGTCGAGTGGGCAGTCCCTTTGATCAAGAACAACGATGTCGAGGCCGTTCTTGATCCATCATTGAAACCTCCATCTGATCTTGAAGCCCTGAAACGGATTGCCAACATTGCTAGTAAATGTGTGAGGATGAGAGGGAAGGAGAGGCCGTCTATGGACAAGGTTACAACGGCTTTGGAGCGTGCACTTGCACAGCTGATGGGCAGCCCATGTAGCGAGCAGCCTATACTGCCGACTGAAGTGGTGTTGGGGAGTAGTAGGATGCATAAGAAGTCGTCTCAGAGGTCGGGGAACCGGTCCACCTCAGAGACGGATGGGGCAGACACGGAGGATCAGAGGATCGAGTTCAGGGCTCCATCTTGGATCACCTTCCCTAGCGTGGCTTCCTCGCAGAGAAGGAAGTCATCCGTCTCCGAGTCTGATCTTGAAGCTGCTAAGAACATTGAGGTGAGGAACACAGGGAATGGGACCACGGTTGGGGATGCGTTGAGGAGTCTGGTGGAGGAGATTGGCCCGGCCTCGCCTCAAGAACACTTGTACTTGCAGCACAACTTCTAG
- the LOC121747660 gene encoding thaumatin-like protein 1 produces MYLPFSCSAFVFSCFISLIIFSTVAFGATFTFVNKCQYTVWPGVLANAGSPRLDSTGFELPQDSTRSFTAPTGWSGRFWGRTGCTFPSSGPGSCRTGDCGSGETECNGSGAAPPATLAEFTLGGGLDFYDVSLVDGYNLPMIVEASGGSGMCASTGCVTDLNRVCPAELRVKGGEACTSACEAFGSPEYCCSGAFNSPAACRPSVYSQMFKTVCPRSYSYAYDDPTSTFTCSAADYTITFCPSMPSQKSSKEPTPTATTTGSGATITDASQSGSDPNMGGSSFGVTGSVAGSGSQEMMGDGSWLAGLAIGNSPRLSCGTHFLYLNFLFLGFAALSL; encoded by the exons ATGTATCTCCCTTTTTCTTGCTCTGCCTTCGTCTTCAGCTGCTTCATTTCTCTCATCATCTTCTCTACAG TTGCGTTTGGAGCAACGTTCACATTCGTGAACAAATGCCAGTACACCGTATGGCCCGGTGTACTCGCAAATGCGGGCAGCCCTAGGCTCGACAGCACCGGATTCGAGCTCCCACAAGACTCAACCCGCTCCTTCACCGCCCCGACCGGCTGGTCCGGCCGGTTCTGGGGTCGAACCGGCTGCACATTTCCCTCATCCGGACCGGGTTCCTGCCGAACCGGCGACTGCGGCTCAGGCGAAACCGAATGCAACGGATCCGGGGCGGCTCCACCCGCCACGCTCGCCGAGTTCACCCTCGGCGGCGGCCTGGACTTCTACGACGTGAGCCTGGTGGACGGCTACAACCTGCCGATGATCGTGGAGGCGAGCGGCGGGTCGGGGATGTGCGCTTCGACCGGGTGCGTGACGGATCTGAACCGGGTCTGCCCGGCGGAGCTCCGGGTCAAGGGCGGCGAGGCGTGCACGAGCGCGTGCGAGGCCTTCGGCAGCCCGGAGTACTGCTGCAGCGGCGCGTTCAACTCACCCGCGGCGTGCAGGCCGTCGGTATACTCGCAGATGTTCAAGACGGTGTGCCCTAGATCTTACAGCTACGCGTATGACGACCCCACCAGCACCTTCACCTGCTCCGCCGCCGATTACACCATCACCTTTTGCCCTTCCATGCCCAG TCAGAAATCATCAAAAGAACCAACGCCAACAGCGACAACTACAGGGTCAGGAGCAACTATTACAGACGCGTCGCAATCAGGGTCAGACCCGAACATGGGCGGGTCCAGTTTCGGAGTAACCGGTTCGGTGGCCGGGTCAGGGTCTCAAGAAATGATGGGTGATGGATCTTGGCTGGCTGGTTTGGCCATAGGGAATTCACCTAGGCTTTCTTGCGGCACCCATTTTCTTTATCTCAATTTCTTGTTTTTAGGGTTTgcagctctctctctctag
- the LOC121747659 gene encoding endo-1,4-beta-xylanase 5-like translates to MKSLLFVLLSGFFLLLGATATAKTTSFSEEGPAYDYSASIECKSAPDSPLYNGGVMKNQTLGTRGRRHFKIAMDSPAFTLSNLTGDTIYAFSSWVKISGAYSAAIKATLTTDNTTFACVGTVIARGACWSFLKGGFSLDSPSNYAFIYFQNSDDFQMNVSVSSASLQPFTYQQWNANQQHMISTERKRAAILHVSDVDGKRLQGASVAVEQISRDFPFGSAIAETILGNLPYQNWFVERFNAAVFENELKWAATEPRQGEVNYTIPNQMLEFARRNQITVRGHNIFWEDPKYTPPWVRNLPVPELKTAVSSRIQSLVSHYKNEFVHWDVNNEMLHWDFYEQRLGPNASLDFFLTVQGSDPLARLFMNDFNVLETCDDTKSTVDHYVSRLQEFGAAGVVMDGIGLEGHFSAPNPALIRAVLDKLALLDLPIWLTEVDISKIFDQEMQAKYLEVVLREGFSHPSVNGIMLWSALHPKGCYQMCLTDNNLKNLPAGVVVDALLKEWQTSAIKGKSDDHGAFGFIGFHGQYHVAVSYGNRTAHTTLSLSRGDETKHQNIQL, encoded by the exons ATGAAAAGTTTATTATTCGTTTTGTTATCGGGTTTCTTTCTCCTTCTTGGAGCTACTGCTACTGCCAAGACTACTAGTTTCTCGGAGGAAGGCCCTGCCTACGATTATTCTGCAAGTATTGAG TGCAAATCAGCACCAGATAGTCCACTCTACAACGGTGGTGTCATGAAGAATCAGACTCTTGGAACGAGAGGGCGCCGCCACTTCAAAATCGCGATGGATTCCCCTGCTTTCACCTTGAGCAATCTCACCGGTGATACGATCTATGCCTTCTCCA GTTGGGTTAAGATTTCTGGTGCATATTCGGCCGCGATAAAGGCGACCCTAACGACCGACAACACCACTTTTGCTTGCGTGGGAACTGTGATCGCGAGGGGCGCATGCTGGTCGTTTCTCAAAGGCGGATTCAGCCTCGACTCACCTTCAAACTACGCGTTCATCTACTTTCAG AATTCAGATGATTTCCAAATGAATGTATCAGTTTCCAGTGCTTCTCTTCAGCCATTTACTTATCAGCAGTGGAATGCAAACCAGCAACACATGATAAGCACA GAAAGAAAACGTGCTGCCATACTGCACGTATCGGATGTCGATGGAAAGAGGCTGCAGGGTGCCAGTGTCGCTGTAGAGCAAATTTCTCGAGATTTCCCATTTGGATCCGCCATTGCAGAGACCATCCTTGGGAATTTGCCATATCAG AATTGGTTTGTGGAACGATTCAATGCTGCTGTATTCGAAAACGAGCTGAAATGGGCAGCAACGGAGCCTCGACAAGGAGAGGTGAACTACACGATCCCGAACCAAATGCTTGAATTCGCACGCAGAAACCAGATCACGGTGAGAGGGCACAACATCTTCTGGGAGGACCCGAAATACACGCCTCCGTGGGTTCGAAACCTACCAGTACCCGAGTTGAAAACTGCAGTTAGCTCGCGGATACAGAGCCTTGTCTCCCACTACAAGAACGAATTCGTACACTGGGATGTCAACAACGAGATGCTCCACTGGGACTTCTACGAGCAGAGGCTCGGCCCCAACGCAAGCCTAGACTTCTTCCTGACGGTTCAGGGATCAGACCCCCTTGCTCGCCTCTTCATGAACGACTTCAACGTCCTTGAGACCTGCGATGACACGAAATCGACGGTCGATCATTACGTCTCGAGGCTTCAAGAATTCGGAGCAGCCGGGGTAGTGATGGACGGAATCGGACTCGAAGGGCACTTCTCTGCTCCGAATCCGGCCCTGATCCGCGCTGTTCTCGACAAACTAGCCCTCCTCGATCTCCCTATCTGGCTCACGGAGGTGGACATCAGCAAGATATTCGATCAAGAAATGCAG GCCAAATATTTGGAGGTTGTTTTGAGAGAAGGTTTCTCACACCCTTCTGTCAATGGAATCATGTTGTGGTCTGCATTGCACCCCAAAGGATGCTACCAAATGTGCTTAACAGATAACAATCTGAAGAACCTCCCAGCCGGAGTCGTCGTCGACGCCCTCCTGAAGGAATGGCAGACCAGCGCGATCAAGGGCAAGAGCGACGACCATGGCGCCTTTGGCTTCATCGGCTTCCACGGCCAATACCATGTCGCTGTCAGCTACGGCAACAGAACCGCGCACACGACGCTGTCTCTCAGCCGCGGCGACGAAACTAAACATCAAAACATTCAATTGTag